The sequence TCGACCCAGCCGTCTATCGCAACGGCGAAGCCCTCGTCGGTCAGCGAGCCCCGGCTCGCCAGCCTGGGCGTGGCCGCGATCGTCCCTGGAAGTCCCAGGATCGCCATCTCGCGGGCCGCCTCCGGATCATCGAGCATCACGTAGAGCTGCGGCCAGCGGATCAGATGGCCGTCGGTACCGTGCTCGGCCAGGCCCTCGTCCGTCAGTTGGTCCAGGAGTGCCGTCGCCGCTGCGGCCGCGGGAGCGGACGTGGCCGCGGCGCGGAAGGCCAGCCCGTCGTCGGTGACGGCGGCACAGATCGGCTCGGCCGGCCGATCCGTCGGATCCTTCGGTGGTCGTCGTCCCCAGATCATGCCTTCAAGTACCAGGCGCCCCGGCGTTCGGACCAGACGAAGCCGCGTCGGATGAGTTCGGCGGACGCAGGGCCATTGCCGGGCGCGTACGCCCAGAGGGTGCCGCCCTTGTCCCGAGAGTCCAGGGTCTTGATGCCGCTGCGCGCCAGGAAGGCGACATGGTCGGCCGGCGGAGCCTGCGTGGATCGAGCCTCGGGCACCCGCCATTCGGTAGGCTTCATACGCGGAATGGCGACCGGGGAAGCCGGGCTCCGACCAGCTTGTTCGGTCGGACGACCCGCTCCGAGTTCGGCCATCCGGCGCTCGATCTTGCGCTCCCACCTCTCTTCGGCACTGTCGGTGTGCACCATCCTCGCCACGTGGGAAGGATGCTTCAGCGCGGTGCGGTTGCCCGCGACCGACGCCCGGCGGAGGTCGAACGGGAGCGAGCCCGCGTCGAAAGCGAACATCGCGTTGCCCTTCTCGCCGAACTCGACGACGACATGTCCTCCGATCCGCATGATGAAGGCGTTGTTTCGGCCACCGCTCTCCAGGCGCAGCAGGCGGCCCTTCATCGACTGGCGCAGCGATCGGAAGTCCGGGCGGTTGTCCGAATAGGCCGCATCCCCGAGCGCGAAGTGCATGTCGCTGATGCGGTCGACGTAGCGCTTCCAGAAGTTGATCCGGCGCTGATCGTTGATGCCGTCCTCGGAGAGGAGGCCGAAGAAGTCCTCAATGAGCCTGAACTTCAGCCACGACGAAACCATCTGCCGGGTCTCCGCCTCGACGAGGGTCCAGCGGGTGTCGTTGCGTTCGAGCCACGGATTGCCCCAGCGGGCCACGGACGCGTCCCGCAGGTCGGGCTCGATCTCGGTGGAGGCGCAGCCTGCGTACCGATCGAGAATACGCGCCAACGCGTCGTCCGCCAGGAGGGGGTGCTCTTCGATCAGCGTCAGCACCCGCGACATCAAGCTCCTGAGCCGG is a genomic window of Sphingomonas nostoxanthinifaciens containing:
- a CDS encoding EH signature domain-containing protein produces the protein MRALTPRAIRLGERMRAAGEAALRNVPSADLTSLAAEIRSLRAILGGTGAGVGAPPDRVREAIAEYRRTGRLADVRSARLVCWGTTVRNSGQPPLIEDGDQFEPLIDEVDGFRAMRRPYRRCWRGLLDGYIGYDPDAGPEVGRRNWTLLRTYLNDNLPELERSGRSPDWLQVIDEHANILGERPCDRYGAELLEDGAGVIEPLRRELSAGDSSWIGRRIFEAQIEAAVAFDDRRLRSLMSRVLTLIEEHPLLADDALARILDRYAGCASTEIEPDLRDASVARWGNPWLERNDTRWTLVEAETRQMVSSWLKFRLIEDFFGLLSEDGINDQRRINFWKRYVDRISDMHFALGDAAYSDNRPDFRSLRQSMKGRLLRLESGGRNNAFIMRIGGHVVVEFGEKGNAMFAFDAGSLPFDLRRASVAGNRTALKHPSHVARMVHTDSAEERWERKIERRMAELGAGRPTEQAGRSPASPVAIPRMKPTEWRVPEARSTQAPPADHVAFLARSGIKTLDSRDKGGTLWAYAPGNGPASAELIRRGFVWSERRGAWYLKA